In one Takifugu flavidus isolate HTHZ2018 chromosome 9, ASM371156v2, whole genome shotgun sequence genomic region, the following are encoded:
- the rgs14b gene encoding regulator of G-protein signaling 14 isoform X3 translates to MLSFRVICRRVSHLAKVAATKQFRNYEKWHKTSVDFNKSQAVSDGELNMSTRPAGRSSNLSLPGTPGGDMDSAKRVLSWAVSFEKLLEDPCGVHHFTAFLKSEVSAENILFWQACEKFKKIPAASVDELKEEARSIYNVYLSEDAPYPVNIDDTAKTEETDLEAPTSDMFNKAQAQIFKLMKMDSYRRFVRSPLYQSCTLASVEGKLLPQPGHMASSDDVAAMSQSLGNKKNKQSESNNLTPAKTEKCHQKRGSFGDANSYGFTSRKDAQMPTKSGSSVELGPLYWQLENGKSGPRSPEQDNGGMNRLGMESGYCCVYLPDGSASLAPTRDGQLIKDMLSSLCEKRGFPLKDVVIYLHGKDKQPLSLDQDCCVLRDQQVTLELRVKFVLEIAFTGKTLGIVAKSSKTVQEAISAVLQKHNLKPQDASVNIVGSNDPVKMTSTVFKLTNKTLRLDKVKGKDNSRAGSTAAATQTTPGSEGGLDTRTPKKPQIRPNRNREMDGFLDMLTRAQCCRVDDQRGLLTKEHLEVPLFLQLPSDQRKEDINPEEASSNNGESKEVKDETSAVETPDSAQAKPKDLKETSV, encoded by the exons ATGCTCTCTTTCAGGGTGATATGTCGCAGGGTCTCTCACCTGGCAAAAGTGGCAGCTACAAAACAATTCAGGAATTATGAAAAATGGCACAAGACGTCTGTTGACTTCAATAAG AGCCAGGCAGTGTCAGATGGAG AGTTGAACATGTCTACGAGGCCTGCTGGCAGAAGCAGTAACTTGAGTCTTCCAGGCACTCCAGGCGGAGACATGGACTCGGCCAAAAGAGTCTTGAGCTGGGCCGTTTCATttgagaagctgctggaggatcCCTGCGGTGTCCACCATTTTACA gcCTTCTTGAAGTCTGAGGTGAGCGCAGAGAACATTTTATTCTGGCAGGCTTGTGAGAAGTTCAAGAAGATCCCTGCAGCCTCTGTGGATGAG CTGAAAGAAGAAGCTCGCTCCATCTACAATGTTTACCTGTCTGAGGATGCCCCCTACCCTGTCAACATTGATGACACAGCcaagacagaggagacagacctggaggcGCCGACCTCTGACATGTTTAACAAAGCTCAAGCGCAG ATATTTAAACTGATGAAGATGGACAGCTACAGGCGATTTGTGCGCTCTCCTCTCTACCAGAGCTGCACCTTGGCAAGCGTAGAAGGCAAGCTTCTACCCCAGCCAGGCCACATGGCGTCTTCGGATGATGTGGCTGCCATGAGCCAATCACTGGGTAACAAAAAG AACAAGCAGTCGGAGTCCAACAATCTGACACCTGCTAAAACTGAGAAATGTCACCAGAAAAGAGGATCTTTTGGAG ATGCTAACAGCTATGGATTCACCTCCCGAAAAGATGCACAAATGCCCACCAAGTCTGGCAGCAGTGTAGAGCTTGGGCCCCTCTACTGGCAACTGGAG AATGGAAAATCCGGCCCTCGTTCTCCGGAGCAGGATAATGGAGGTATGAATCGGCTTGGGATGGAAAGTGGTTACTGTTGTGTCTACCTGCCAGATGGCAGCGCTTCCTTGGCTCCCACTCGTGATGGGCAGCTTATTAAAGACATGTTATCCAGCCTGTGTGAGAAGAGAGGCTTCCCTCTGAAAGATGTTGTCATTTACCTTCATGGCAAGGACAAG cagcCCTTATCACTGGACCAGGACTGTTGTGTCCTCAGAGACCAGCAGGTCACTTTAGAGCTCAGAGTGAAGTTTGT GCTGGAAATCGCCTTTACTGGTAAGACTCTAGGAATCGTGGCAAAATCCAGTAAGACTGTGCAGGAGGCCATCTCCGCTGTGCTACAGAAACACAATCTTAAACCTCAAGATGCCTCAGTCAACATT GTTGGAAGTAATGATCCTGTGAAAATGACGAGCACTGTGTTCAAACTGACCAATAAGACGCTGCGACTTGACAAAGTTAAAG GAAAAGACAATTCCAGAGCTGgtagcacagctgcagccacacag ACAACTCCAGGAAGTGAAGGTGGTCTTGATACTAGGACACCCAAGAAGCCTCAGATCAGACCTAATCGGAACCGCGAGATGGATG GGTTCCTGGACATGTTGACACGGGCTCAGTGCTGCAGGGTAGATGACCAGCGAGGTCTTTTAACCAAAGAGCACCTGGAGGTCCCGCTGTTCCTGCAGCTGCCCTCAGATCAGAGAAAAGAGGACATAAATCCAGAGGAGGCCAGCTCCAACAATGGAGAGTCGAAAGAAGTCAAAGACGAGACGTCGGCCGTGGAGACCCCAGACTCTGCTCAGGCGAAACCTAAAGACTTGAAGGaaacatcagtttaa
- the rgs14b gene encoding regulator of G-protein signaling 14 isoform X2 has protein sequence MLSFRVICRRVSHLAKVAATKQFRNYEKWHKTSVDFNKSQAVSDGELNMSTRPAGRSSNLSLPGTPGGDMDSAKRVLSWAVSFEKLLEDPCGVHHFTAFLKSEVSAENILFWQACEKFKKIPAASVDELKEEARSIYNVYLSEDAPYPVNIDDTAKTEETDLEAPTSDMFNKAQAQIFKLMKMDSYRRFVRSPLYQSCTLASVEGKLLPQPGHMASSDDVAAMSQSLGNKKNKQSESNNLTPAKTEKCHQKRGSFGVTIDANSYGFTSRKDAQMPTKSGSSVELGPLYWQLENGKSGPRSPEQDNGGMNRLGMESGYCCVYLPDGSASLAPTRDGQLIKDMLSSLCEKRGFPLKDVVIYLHGKDKPLSLDQDCCVLRDQQVTLELRVKFVLEIAFTGKTLGIVAKSSKTVQEAISAVLQKHNLKPQDASVNIVGSNDPVKMTSTVFKLTNKTLRLDKVKGKDNSRAGSTAAATQTTPGSEGGLDTRTPKKPQIRPNRNREMDGFLDMLTRAQCCRVDDQRGLLTKEHLEVPLFLQLPSDQRKEDINPEEASSNNGESKEVKDETSAVETPDSAQAKPKDLKETSV, from the exons ATGCTCTCTTTCAGGGTGATATGTCGCAGGGTCTCTCACCTGGCAAAAGTGGCAGCTACAAAACAATTCAGGAATTATGAAAAATGGCACAAGACGTCTGTTGACTTCAATAAG AGCCAGGCAGTGTCAGATGGAG AGTTGAACATGTCTACGAGGCCTGCTGGCAGAAGCAGTAACTTGAGTCTTCCAGGCACTCCAGGCGGAGACATGGACTCGGCCAAAAGAGTCTTGAGCTGGGCCGTTTCATttgagaagctgctggaggatcCCTGCGGTGTCCACCATTTTACA gcCTTCTTGAAGTCTGAGGTGAGCGCAGAGAACATTTTATTCTGGCAGGCTTGTGAGAAGTTCAAGAAGATCCCTGCAGCCTCTGTGGATGAG CTGAAAGAAGAAGCTCGCTCCATCTACAATGTTTACCTGTCTGAGGATGCCCCCTACCCTGTCAACATTGATGACACAGCcaagacagaggagacagacctggaggcGCCGACCTCTGACATGTTTAACAAAGCTCAAGCGCAG ATATTTAAACTGATGAAGATGGACAGCTACAGGCGATTTGTGCGCTCTCCTCTCTACCAGAGCTGCACCTTGGCAAGCGTAGAAGGCAAGCTTCTACCCCAGCCAGGCCACATGGCGTCTTCGGATGATGTGGCTGCCATGAGCCAATCACTGGGTAACAAAAAG AACAAGCAGTCGGAGTCCAACAATCTGACACCTGCTAAAACTGAGAAATGTCACCAGAAAAGAGGATCTTTTGGAG TCACAATAGATGCTAACAGCTATGGATTCACCTCCCGAAAAGATGCACAAATGCCCACCAAGTCTGGCAGCAGTGTAGAGCTTGGGCCCCTCTACTGGCAACTGGAG AATGGAAAATCCGGCCCTCGTTCTCCGGAGCAGGATAATGGAGGTATGAATCGGCTTGGGATGGAAAGTGGTTACTGTTGTGTCTACCTGCCAGATGGCAGCGCTTCCTTGGCTCCCACTCGTGATGGGCAGCTTATTAAAGACATGTTATCCAGCCTGTGTGAGAAGAGAGGCTTCCCTCTGAAAGATGTTGTCATTTACCTTCATGGCAAGGACAAG cCCTTATCACTGGACCAGGACTGTTGTGTCCTCAGAGACCAGCAGGTCACTTTAGAGCTCAGAGTGAAGTTTGT GCTGGAAATCGCCTTTACTGGTAAGACTCTAGGAATCGTGGCAAAATCCAGTAAGACTGTGCAGGAGGCCATCTCCGCTGTGCTACAGAAACACAATCTTAAACCTCAAGATGCCTCAGTCAACATT GTTGGAAGTAATGATCCTGTGAAAATGACGAGCACTGTGTTCAAACTGACCAATAAGACGCTGCGACTTGACAAAGTTAAAG GAAAAGACAATTCCAGAGCTGgtagcacagctgcagccacacag ACAACTCCAGGAAGTGAAGGTGGTCTTGATACTAGGACACCCAAGAAGCCTCAGATCAGACCTAATCGGAACCGCGAGATGGATG GGTTCCTGGACATGTTGACACGGGCTCAGTGCTGCAGGGTAGATGACCAGCGAGGTCTTTTAACCAAAGAGCACCTGGAGGTCCCGCTGTTCCTGCAGCTGCCCTCAGATCAGAGAAAAGAGGACATAAATCCAGAGGAGGCCAGCTCCAACAATGGAGAGTCGAAAGAAGTCAAAGACGAGACGTCGGCCGTGGAGACCCCAGACTCTGCTCAGGCGAAACCTAAAGACTTGAAGGaaacatcagtttaa
- the rgs14b gene encoding regulator of G-protein signaling 14 isoform X1, translated as MLSFRVICRRVSHLAKVAATKQFRNYEKWHKTSVDFNKSQAVSDGELNMSTRPAGRSSNLSLPGTPGGDMDSAKRVLSWAVSFEKLLEDPCGVHHFTAFLKSEVSAENILFWQACEKFKKIPAASVDELKEEARSIYNVYLSEDAPYPVNIDDTAKTEETDLEAPTSDMFNKAQAQIFKLMKMDSYRRFVRSPLYQSCTLASVEGKLLPQPGHMASSDDVAAMSQSLGNKKNKQSESNNLTPAKTEKCHQKRGSFGVTIDANSYGFTSRKDAQMPTKSGSSVELGPLYWQLENGKSGPRSPEQDNGGMNRLGMESGYCCVYLPDGSASLAPTRDGQLIKDMLSSLCEKRGFPLKDVVIYLHGKDKQPLSLDQDCCVLRDQQVTLELRVKFVLEIAFTGKTLGIVAKSSKTVQEAISAVLQKHNLKPQDASVNIVGSNDPVKMTSTVFKLTNKTLRLDKVKGKDNSRAGSTAAATQTTPGSEGGLDTRTPKKPQIRPNRNREMDGFLDMLTRAQCCRVDDQRGLLTKEHLEVPLFLQLPSDQRKEDINPEEASSNNGESKEVKDETSAVETPDSAQAKPKDLKETSV; from the exons ATGCTCTCTTTCAGGGTGATATGTCGCAGGGTCTCTCACCTGGCAAAAGTGGCAGCTACAAAACAATTCAGGAATTATGAAAAATGGCACAAGACGTCTGTTGACTTCAATAAG AGCCAGGCAGTGTCAGATGGAG AGTTGAACATGTCTACGAGGCCTGCTGGCAGAAGCAGTAACTTGAGTCTTCCAGGCACTCCAGGCGGAGACATGGACTCGGCCAAAAGAGTCTTGAGCTGGGCCGTTTCATttgagaagctgctggaggatcCCTGCGGTGTCCACCATTTTACA gcCTTCTTGAAGTCTGAGGTGAGCGCAGAGAACATTTTATTCTGGCAGGCTTGTGAGAAGTTCAAGAAGATCCCTGCAGCCTCTGTGGATGAG CTGAAAGAAGAAGCTCGCTCCATCTACAATGTTTACCTGTCTGAGGATGCCCCCTACCCTGTCAACATTGATGACACAGCcaagacagaggagacagacctggaggcGCCGACCTCTGACATGTTTAACAAAGCTCAAGCGCAG ATATTTAAACTGATGAAGATGGACAGCTACAGGCGATTTGTGCGCTCTCCTCTCTACCAGAGCTGCACCTTGGCAAGCGTAGAAGGCAAGCTTCTACCCCAGCCAGGCCACATGGCGTCTTCGGATGATGTGGCTGCCATGAGCCAATCACTGGGTAACAAAAAG AACAAGCAGTCGGAGTCCAACAATCTGACACCTGCTAAAACTGAGAAATGTCACCAGAAAAGAGGATCTTTTGGAG TCACAATAGATGCTAACAGCTATGGATTCACCTCCCGAAAAGATGCACAAATGCCCACCAAGTCTGGCAGCAGTGTAGAGCTTGGGCCCCTCTACTGGCAACTGGAG AATGGAAAATCCGGCCCTCGTTCTCCGGAGCAGGATAATGGAGGTATGAATCGGCTTGGGATGGAAAGTGGTTACTGTTGTGTCTACCTGCCAGATGGCAGCGCTTCCTTGGCTCCCACTCGTGATGGGCAGCTTATTAAAGACATGTTATCCAGCCTGTGTGAGAAGAGAGGCTTCCCTCTGAAAGATGTTGTCATTTACCTTCATGGCAAGGACAAG cagcCCTTATCACTGGACCAGGACTGTTGTGTCCTCAGAGACCAGCAGGTCACTTTAGAGCTCAGAGTGAAGTTTGT GCTGGAAATCGCCTTTACTGGTAAGACTCTAGGAATCGTGGCAAAATCCAGTAAGACTGTGCAGGAGGCCATCTCCGCTGTGCTACAGAAACACAATCTTAAACCTCAAGATGCCTCAGTCAACATT GTTGGAAGTAATGATCCTGTGAAAATGACGAGCACTGTGTTCAAACTGACCAATAAGACGCTGCGACTTGACAAAGTTAAAG GAAAAGACAATTCCAGAGCTGgtagcacagctgcagccacacag ACAACTCCAGGAAGTGAAGGTGGTCTTGATACTAGGACACCCAAGAAGCCTCAGATCAGACCTAATCGGAACCGCGAGATGGATG GGTTCCTGGACATGTTGACACGGGCTCAGTGCTGCAGGGTAGATGACCAGCGAGGTCTTTTAACCAAAGAGCACCTGGAGGTCCCGCTGTTCCTGCAGCTGCCCTCAGATCAGAGAAAAGAGGACATAAATCCAGAGGAGGCCAGCTCCAACAATGGAGAGTCGAAAGAAGTCAAAGACGAGACGTCGGCCGTGGAGACCCCAGACTCTGCTCAGGCGAAACCTAAAGACTTGAAGGaaacatcagtttaa
- the rgs14b gene encoding regulator of G-protein signaling 14 isoform X6 produces the protein MAKNSKSLGIPVGHMSQAVSDGELNMSTRPAGRSSNLSLPGTPGGDMDSAKRVLSWAVSFEKLLEDPCGVHHFTAFLKSEVSAENILFWQACEKFKKIPAASVDELKEEARSIYNVYLSEDAPYPVNIDDTAKTEETDLEAPTSDMFNKAQAQIFKLMKMDSYRRFVRSPLYQSCTLASVEGKLLPQPGHMASSDDVAAMSQSLGNKKNKQSESNNLTPAKTEKCHQKRGSFGDANSYGFTSRKDAQMPTKSGSSVELGPLYWQLENGKSGPRSPEQDNGGMNRLGMESGYCCVYLPDGSASLAPTRDGQLIKDMLSSLCEKRGFPLKDVVIYLHGKDKPLSLDQDCCVLRDQQVTLELRVKFVLEIAFTGKTLGIVAKSSKTVQEAISAVLQKHNLKPQDASVNIVGSNDPVKMTSTVFKLTNKTLRLDKVKGKDNSRAGSTAAATQTTPGSEGGLDTRTPKKPQIRPNRNREMDGFLDMLTRAQCCRVDDQRGLLTKEHLEVPLFLQLPSDQRKEDINPEEASSNNGESKEVKDETSAVETPDSAQAKPKDLKETSV, from the exons ATGGCAAAGAACAGCAAATCTTTGGGGATTCCTGTTGGGCACATG AGCCAGGCAGTGTCAGATGGAG AGTTGAACATGTCTACGAGGCCTGCTGGCAGAAGCAGTAACTTGAGTCTTCCAGGCACTCCAGGCGGAGACATGGACTCGGCCAAAAGAGTCTTGAGCTGGGCCGTTTCATttgagaagctgctggaggatcCCTGCGGTGTCCACCATTTTACA gcCTTCTTGAAGTCTGAGGTGAGCGCAGAGAACATTTTATTCTGGCAGGCTTGTGAGAAGTTCAAGAAGATCCCTGCAGCCTCTGTGGATGAG CTGAAAGAAGAAGCTCGCTCCATCTACAATGTTTACCTGTCTGAGGATGCCCCCTACCCTGTCAACATTGATGACACAGCcaagacagaggagacagacctggaggcGCCGACCTCTGACATGTTTAACAAAGCTCAAGCGCAG ATATTTAAACTGATGAAGATGGACAGCTACAGGCGATTTGTGCGCTCTCCTCTCTACCAGAGCTGCACCTTGGCAAGCGTAGAAGGCAAGCTTCTACCCCAGCCAGGCCACATGGCGTCTTCGGATGATGTGGCTGCCATGAGCCAATCACTGGGTAACAAAAAG AACAAGCAGTCGGAGTCCAACAATCTGACACCTGCTAAAACTGAGAAATGTCACCAGAAAAGAGGATCTTTTGGAG ATGCTAACAGCTATGGATTCACCTCCCGAAAAGATGCACAAATGCCCACCAAGTCTGGCAGCAGTGTAGAGCTTGGGCCCCTCTACTGGCAACTGGAG AATGGAAAATCCGGCCCTCGTTCTCCGGAGCAGGATAATGGAGGTATGAATCGGCTTGGGATGGAAAGTGGTTACTGTTGTGTCTACCTGCCAGATGGCAGCGCTTCCTTGGCTCCCACTCGTGATGGGCAGCTTATTAAAGACATGTTATCCAGCCTGTGTGAGAAGAGAGGCTTCCCTCTGAAAGATGTTGTCATTTACCTTCATGGCAAGGACAAG cCCTTATCACTGGACCAGGACTGTTGTGTCCTCAGAGACCAGCAGGTCACTTTAGAGCTCAGAGTGAAGTTTGT GCTGGAAATCGCCTTTACTGGTAAGACTCTAGGAATCGTGGCAAAATCCAGTAAGACTGTGCAGGAGGCCATCTCCGCTGTGCTACAGAAACACAATCTTAAACCTCAAGATGCCTCAGTCAACATT GTTGGAAGTAATGATCCTGTGAAAATGACGAGCACTGTGTTCAAACTGACCAATAAGACGCTGCGACTTGACAAAGTTAAAG GAAAAGACAATTCCAGAGCTGgtagcacagctgcagccacacag ACAACTCCAGGAAGTGAAGGTGGTCTTGATACTAGGACACCCAAGAAGCCTCAGATCAGACCTAATCGGAACCGCGAGATGGATG GGTTCCTGGACATGTTGACACGGGCTCAGTGCTGCAGGGTAGATGACCAGCGAGGTCTTTTAACCAAAGAGCACCTGGAGGTCCCGCTGTTCCTGCAGCTGCCCTCAGATCAGAGAAAAGAGGACATAAATCCAGAGGAGGCCAGCTCCAACAATGGAGAGTCGAAAGAAGTCAAAGACGAGACGTCGGCCGTGGAGACCCCAGACTCTGCTCAGGCGAAACCTAAAGACTTGAAGGaaacatcagtttaa
- the rgs14b gene encoding regulator of G-protein signaling 14 isoform X5, producing MAKNSKSLGIPVGHMSQAVSDGELNMSTRPAGRSSNLSLPGTPGGDMDSAKRVLSWAVSFEKLLEDPCGVHHFTAFLKSEVSAENILFWQACEKFKKIPAASVDELKEEARSIYNVYLSEDAPYPVNIDDTAKTEETDLEAPTSDMFNKAQAQIFKLMKMDSYRRFVRSPLYQSCTLASVEGKLLPQPGHMASSDDVAAMSQSLGNKKNKQSESNNLTPAKTEKCHQKRGSFGDANSYGFTSRKDAQMPTKSGSSVELGPLYWQLENGKSGPRSPEQDNGGMNRLGMESGYCCVYLPDGSASLAPTRDGQLIKDMLSSLCEKRGFPLKDVVIYLHGKDKQPLSLDQDCCVLRDQQVTLELRVKFVLEIAFTGKTLGIVAKSSKTVQEAISAVLQKHNLKPQDASVNIVGSNDPVKMTSTVFKLTNKTLRLDKVKGKDNSRAGSTAAATQTTPGSEGGLDTRTPKKPQIRPNRNREMDGFLDMLTRAQCCRVDDQRGLLTKEHLEVPLFLQLPSDQRKEDINPEEASSNNGESKEVKDETSAVETPDSAQAKPKDLKETSV from the exons ATGGCAAAGAACAGCAAATCTTTGGGGATTCCTGTTGGGCACATG AGCCAGGCAGTGTCAGATGGAG AGTTGAACATGTCTACGAGGCCTGCTGGCAGAAGCAGTAACTTGAGTCTTCCAGGCACTCCAGGCGGAGACATGGACTCGGCCAAAAGAGTCTTGAGCTGGGCCGTTTCATttgagaagctgctggaggatcCCTGCGGTGTCCACCATTTTACA gcCTTCTTGAAGTCTGAGGTGAGCGCAGAGAACATTTTATTCTGGCAGGCTTGTGAGAAGTTCAAGAAGATCCCTGCAGCCTCTGTGGATGAG CTGAAAGAAGAAGCTCGCTCCATCTACAATGTTTACCTGTCTGAGGATGCCCCCTACCCTGTCAACATTGATGACACAGCcaagacagaggagacagacctggaggcGCCGACCTCTGACATGTTTAACAAAGCTCAAGCGCAG ATATTTAAACTGATGAAGATGGACAGCTACAGGCGATTTGTGCGCTCTCCTCTCTACCAGAGCTGCACCTTGGCAAGCGTAGAAGGCAAGCTTCTACCCCAGCCAGGCCACATGGCGTCTTCGGATGATGTGGCTGCCATGAGCCAATCACTGGGTAACAAAAAG AACAAGCAGTCGGAGTCCAACAATCTGACACCTGCTAAAACTGAGAAATGTCACCAGAAAAGAGGATCTTTTGGAG ATGCTAACAGCTATGGATTCACCTCCCGAAAAGATGCACAAATGCCCACCAAGTCTGGCAGCAGTGTAGAGCTTGGGCCCCTCTACTGGCAACTGGAG AATGGAAAATCCGGCCCTCGTTCTCCGGAGCAGGATAATGGAGGTATGAATCGGCTTGGGATGGAAAGTGGTTACTGTTGTGTCTACCTGCCAGATGGCAGCGCTTCCTTGGCTCCCACTCGTGATGGGCAGCTTATTAAAGACATGTTATCCAGCCTGTGTGAGAAGAGAGGCTTCCCTCTGAAAGATGTTGTCATTTACCTTCATGGCAAGGACAAG cagcCCTTATCACTGGACCAGGACTGTTGTGTCCTCAGAGACCAGCAGGTCACTTTAGAGCTCAGAGTGAAGTTTGT GCTGGAAATCGCCTTTACTGGTAAGACTCTAGGAATCGTGGCAAAATCCAGTAAGACTGTGCAGGAGGCCATCTCCGCTGTGCTACAGAAACACAATCTTAAACCTCAAGATGCCTCAGTCAACATT GTTGGAAGTAATGATCCTGTGAAAATGACGAGCACTGTGTTCAAACTGACCAATAAGACGCTGCGACTTGACAAAGTTAAAG GAAAAGACAATTCCAGAGCTGgtagcacagctgcagccacacag ACAACTCCAGGAAGTGAAGGTGGTCTTGATACTAGGACACCCAAGAAGCCTCAGATCAGACCTAATCGGAACCGCGAGATGGATG GGTTCCTGGACATGTTGACACGGGCTCAGTGCTGCAGGGTAGATGACCAGCGAGGTCTTTTAACCAAAGAGCACCTGGAGGTCCCGCTGTTCCTGCAGCTGCCCTCAGATCAGAGAAAAGAGGACATAAATCCAGAGGAGGCCAGCTCCAACAATGGAGAGTCGAAAGAAGTCAAAGACGAGACGTCGGCCGTGGAGACCCCAGACTCTGCTCAGGCGAAACCTAAAGACTTGAAGGaaacatcagtttaa
- the rgs14b gene encoding regulator of G-protein signaling 14 isoform X4, which produces MAKNSKSLGIPVGHMSQAVSDGELNMSTRPAGRSSNLSLPGTPGGDMDSAKRVLSWAVSFEKLLEDPCGVHHFTAFLKSEVSAENILFWQACEKFKKIPAASVDELKEEARSIYNVYLSEDAPYPVNIDDTAKTEETDLEAPTSDMFNKAQAQIFKLMKMDSYRRFVRSPLYQSCTLASVEGKLLPQPGHMASSDDVAAMSQSLGNKKNKQSESNNLTPAKTEKCHQKRGSFGVTIDANSYGFTSRKDAQMPTKSGSSVELGPLYWQLENGKSGPRSPEQDNGGMNRLGMESGYCCVYLPDGSASLAPTRDGQLIKDMLSSLCEKRGFPLKDVVIYLHGKDKQPLSLDQDCCVLRDQQVTLELRVKFVLEIAFTGKTLGIVAKSSKTVQEAISAVLQKHNLKPQDASVNIVGSNDPVKMTSTVFKLTNKTLRLDKVKGKDNSRAGSTAAATQTTPGSEGGLDTRTPKKPQIRPNRNREMDGFLDMLTRAQCCRVDDQRGLLTKEHLEVPLFLQLPSDQRKEDINPEEASSNNGESKEVKDETSAVETPDSAQAKPKDLKETSV; this is translated from the exons ATGGCAAAGAACAGCAAATCTTTGGGGATTCCTGTTGGGCACATG AGCCAGGCAGTGTCAGATGGAG AGTTGAACATGTCTACGAGGCCTGCTGGCAGAAGCAGTAACTTGAGTCTTCCAGGCACTCCAGGCGGAGACATGGACTCGGCCAAAAGAGTCTTGAGCTGGGCCGTTTCATttgagaagctgctggaggatcCCTGCGGTGTCCACCATTTTACA gcCTTCTTGAAGTCTGAGGTGAGCGCAGAGAACATTTTATTCTGGCAGGCTTGTGAGAAGTTCAAGAAGATCCCTGCAGCCTCTGTGGATGAG CTGAAAGAAGAAGCTCGCTCCATCTACAATGTTTACCTGTCTGAGGATGCCCCCTACCCTGTCAACATTGATGACACAGCcaagacagaggagacagacctggaggcGCCGACCTCTGACATGTTTAACAAAGCTCAAGCGCAG ATATTTAAACTGATGAAGATGGACAGCTACAGGCGATTTGTGCGCTCTCCTCTCTACCAGAGCTGCACCTTGGCAAGCGTAGAAGGCAAGCTTCTACCCCAGCCAGGCCACATGGCGTCTTCGGATGATGTGGCTGCCATGAGCCAATCACTGGGTAACAAAAAG AACAAGCAGTCGGAGTCCAACAATCTGACACCTGCTAAAACTGAGAAATGTCACCAGAAAAGAGGATCTTTTGGAG TCACAATAGATGCTAACAGCTATGGATTCACCTCCCGAAAAGATGCACAAATGCCCACCAAGTCTGGCAGCAGTGTAGAGCTTGGGCCCCTCTACTGGCAACTGGAG AATGGAAAATCCGGCCCTCGTTCTCCGGAGCAGGATAATGGAGGTATGAATCGGCTTGGGATGGAAAGTGGTTACTGTTGTGTCTACCTGCCAGATGGCAGCGCTTCCTTGGCTCCCACTCGTGATGGGCAGCTTATTAAAGACATGTTATCCAGCCTGTGTGAGAAGAGAGGCTTCCCTCTGAAAGATGTTGTCATTTACCTTCATGGCAAGGACAAG cagcCCTTATCACTGGACCAGGACTGTTGTGTCCTCAGAGACCAGCAGGTCACTTTAGAGCTCAGAGTGAAGTTTGT GCTGGAAATCGCCTTTACTGGTAAGACTCTAGGAATCGTGGCAAAATCCAGTAAGACTGTGCAGGAGGCCATCTCCGCTGTGCTACAGAAACACAATCTTAAACCTCAAGATGCCTCAGTCAACATT GTTGGAAGTAATGATCCTGTGAAAATGACGAGCACTGTGTTCAAACTGACCAATAAGACGCTGCGACTTGACAAAGTTAAAG GAAAAGACAATTCCAGAGCTGgtagcacagctgcagccacacag ACAACTCCAGGAAGTGAAGGTGGTCTTGATACTAGGACACCCAAGAAGCCTCAGATCAGACCTAATCGGAACCGCGAGATGGATG GGTTCCTGGACATGTTGACACGGGCTCAGTGCTGCAGGGTAGATGACCAGCGAGGTCTTTTAACCAAAGAGCACCTGGAGGTCCCGCTGTTCCTGCAGCTGCCCTCAGATCAGAGAAAAGAGGACATAAATCCAGAGGAGGCCAGCTCCAACAATGGAGAGTCGAAAGAAGTCAAAGACGAGACGTCGGCCGTGGAGACCCCAGACTCTGCTCAGGCGAAACCTAAAGACTTGAAGGaaacatcagtttaa